One Microcaecilia unicolor chromosome 4, aMicUni1.1, whole genome shotgun sequence genomic region harbors:
- the AAMDC gene encoding mth938 domain-containing protein, with protein sequence MSSPGISKLSWGSMRVENCSEVYKDCKVWPGGSRTWDWRETGTNHRPGVQPADLEEIIRKGVKTLVIGRGMDEALQVPSSTVDYVKKNGIDVLVLQTEKAVKEYNALAAQGVKVGGVFHSTC encoded by the exons ATGTCGTCTCCCGGAATCTCTAAGCTTTCCTGGGGCAGCATGAGAGTGGAAAACTGTTCTGAGGTTTACAAGGACTGCAAGGTGTGGCCAGGTGGGAGCCGGACCTGGGATTGGAGAGAAACTGGAACAAAC CACCGTCCAGGCGTGCAGCCGGCAGACCTCGAAGAAATTATCAGAAAAGGGGTGAAGACACTGGTGATTGGTCGTGGAATGGATGAAGCCCTCCAA GTACCCTCCTCTACAGTGGATTATGTGAAAAAGAATGGGATTGACGTGCTGGTGCTGCAAACTGAGAAGGCAGTGAAGGAGTACAATGCCCTCGCAGCTCAAGGGGTCAAAGTAGGAGGGGTCTTCCATTCAACCTGCTAA